Proteins from a genomic interval of Poecile atricapillus isolate bPoeAtr1 chromosome 1, bPoeAtr1.hap1, whole genome shotgun sequence:
- the PROSER1 gene encoding proline and serine-rich protein 1 isoform X1, which produces MDKKSFETVLDEIRKAVLTEYKLKAIEYVHGYFSSEQVVELLRYFSWAEPQLKAIKALQHKIVAVPASKMVNILNCFTFSKDKLIALEILASNIVDAQNYRLIEDLFRINMSEKKRCRRILEQASKTGCKAPHAMISSCGMIPGNPYPKGKPSRINGIFPGTPIKKDTEECTNEGKGIAARILGPSKPAPSTYNPHKPVPYPIPPCRPHATIAPSAYNNAGLVPMANVIAPGLPAPPPYTANQVVSENEDLSSQAKPSQNQAFSAQSNQLFTPHGSNPSTPAATPVPTPSPVKAISHPLAPATPLISGMNMSTPVLPVFPGQVSSSIHTSQPSTPTPTVIKSLSLPGVPVTSVHSATSTPVPSVFSGLASIPAAMPAPQGSSTPCATPAPTEAFASAATPFAGLPFSATSSVASANNPAPLSSVFAGLPLSLPPNAQGISSPVPSTIANSPATTIPGSLSLPNPILSVLKGFLTSNDTSLINSSALPSAVTSELASLSALANQSSDPPTSSVNKCYTPSATPNTQRSSTPGLAIFPGLPSPSVANSSSTPPTLPAQSPLTTSPSIMPVSCGSSASLLHGTSPTNPDQQLSSAPAATSIPVLVKTEPMSPTLSAFKGPSHSASPSHGTLGLSGLGRAYTSAASVPVSLPSSLNPALSGLSSLSAPLNNSGSLASISLAPHGSSAPIAPVFNGLPPFTSLTSNFAFTGNPALPPPVTLPGSLLATPATSASAVSAPHVSSTAAVLSGLAASAAVSAPPFSLNLSSAVPSLFSVAQGPLGSSNPSFPGFPVSNTPSVTPALPSFPGLQASSAVAAVAPLPAAATAPSPAPVLPGFASAFSSNFNSALVAQAGLTSGLQTPGNAVFPGLLSLPGIPGFPQSAAQSSLQELQHSAAAQSALLQAHSASALENYTAQPEGFANYPSTPGTPFSLQTSLPQSGWQ; this is translated from the exons GTTGTTGAATTACTGAGATACTTCTCCTGGGCAGAACCACAGCTTAAGGCAATAAAAGCTTTACAACAT aAAATAGTGGCAGTTCCAGCATCAAAAATGGTTAATATTCTCAACTGCTTCACATTCAGTAAAGATAAACTTATTGCCCTTGAAATCTTAGCTTC AAACATTGTTGATGCTCAGAATTATCGCCTTATAGAAGATTTGTTCAGAATTAATATGTCAGAGAAGAAAAGATGCAGAAGAATTCTTGAACAG GCTTCAAAAACAGGTTGTAAGGCTCCTCATGCTATGATATCATCCTGTGGCATGATTCCTGGCAATCCTTATCCCAAGGGCAAACCAAGCCGCataaatggaatttttcca GGAACCCCTATCAAAAAGGACACAGAAGAATGTACTAATGAAGGAAAGGGAATAGCAGCCCGTATACTTGGCCCATCCAAACCA GCTCCATCAACGTACAATCCACACAAACCAGTTCCATATCCCATCCCACCATGTCGGCCACATGCAACTATTGCACCAA GTGCTTACAACAATGCTGGCTTAGTTCCAATGGCCAATGTCATAGCTCCAGGCTTACCAGCTCCTCCACCATACACTGCTAATCAAGTGGTATCAG AAAATGAGGACCTTTCCAGCCAGGCAAAACCTTCCCAAAATCAAG cTTTTTCTGCACAATCGAATCAGCTCTTTACTCCTCATGGTTCTAATCCTTCAACACCTGCTGCTACTCCAGTCCCTACCCCATCACCTGTCAAGGCAATAAGCCATCCATTAGCACCTGCAACTCCACTCATCTCTGGGATGAACATGTCTACCCCTGTCcttcctgttttcccaggaCAGGTCTCCTCTTCCATCCATACATCTCAGCCATCCACCCCAACCCCTACTGTCATCAAATCCCTTTCATTGCCTGGTGTTCCTGTCACATCTGTTCACAGTGCAACCTCTacccctgtcccctcagttTTCTCTGGGCTGGCTTCTATCCCTGCTGCTATGCCTGCTCCGCAAGGTTCTTCCACTCCATGTGCCACACCTGCACCCACTGAAGCTTTTGCATCTGCTGCTACACCATTTgctggcctcccgttctctgCAACCTCTTCAGTTGCTTCTGCTAATAATCCTGCTCCATTGTCATCAGTCTTTGCTGGCCTCCCTTTGTCCTTGCCACCCAATGCCCAAGGGATTTCTAGTCCTGTTCCATCTACAATTGCTAATTCTCCTGCCACTACCATTCCTGGCTCGCTTAGCTTGCCTAACCCAATTTTGTCTGTCTTAAAGGGATTTCTGACATCTAATGACACTTCATTAATCAATTCATCTGCTTTACCTTCTGCTGTGACAAGTGAGCTTGCTTCTTTATCTGCTCTTGCTAATCAAAGCTCTGACCCTCCCACTTCCTCTGTCAACAAATGTTACACTCCATCAGCCACCCCCAACACACAGCGTTCCTCCACACCTGGGCTGGCTATTTTTCCAGGTCTTCCATCCCCATCTGTAGCCAATTCTAGTTCCACTCCTCCCACATTGCCTGCACAGTCACCTTTAACCACTTCACCATCGATTATGCCAGTCAGCTGTGGCTCATCAGCCTCACTCTTGCATGGCACAAGTCCTACTAATCCCGATCAGCAGCTCTCATCAGCCCCAGCTGCCACAAGTATCCCAGTTCTGGTCAAAACAGAACCCATGAGTCCTACCCTGTCAGCCTTCAAAGGTCCTTCTCATTCAGCCAGTCCTTCTCACGGCACTCTAGGACTGTCAGGGCTCGGGCGTGCTTATACCTCAGCAGCTTCAGTGCCCGTCAGCTTACCCAGTTCCCTGAATCCAGCGCTGTCAGGGCTCTCCTCTTTGAGTGCTCCTCTGAACAACTCCGGTTCTCTGGCTTCCATTTCCCTCGCCCCACATGGCTCTTCTGCTCCCATTGCCCCCGTGTTCAATGGGCTTCCTCCTTTCACGTCGCTAACCAGTAACTTTGCTTTTACTGgtaacccagcactgcccccgCCCGTCACTCTCCCAGGGTCTCTGTTGGCCACTCCGGCTACAAGCGCTTCAGCCGTGTCCGCCCCCCATGTGAGTTCCACCGCCGCCGTACTCTCAGGACTCGCCGCCTCCGCAGCAGTCTCTGCTCCACCCTTCTCGCTTAACTTGTCCAGTGCTgtcccttcccttttttctgttgCCCAGGGACCTCTGGGATCATCAAACCCATCCTTCCCTGGTTTTCCTGTCTCTAACACACCCTCTGTCACTCCTgctctcccttctttccctggCCTCCAGGCATCTTCTGCAGTAGCAGCAGTTGCACCgttgccagcagctgccacagccccaTCTCCGGCTCCAGTCCTGCCAGGGTTTGCCTCGGCCTTTAGCTCAAACTTCAACTCTGCACTCGTGGCACAGGCTGG CTTGACTTCTGGACTACAGACACcaggaaatgcagtttttccTGGTCTTTTATCTCTCCCTGGTATCCCTGGCTTTCCCCAAAGTGCCGCACAATCTTCCTTACAGGAATTGCAGCACAGTGCAGCTGCACAGTCAGCACTACTACAG GCGCATTCTGCTTCTGCTCTGGAGAACTATACAGCTCAGCCTGAAGGTTTTGCTAACTATCCATCAACACCAGGAACACCATTTTCATTGCAGACAAGTCTGCCCCAGAGTGGATGGCAGTAA
- the PROSER1 gene encoding proline and serine-rich protein 1 isoform X2, whose translation MDKKSFETVLDEIRKAVLTEYKLKAIEYVHGYFSSEQVVELLRYFSWAEPQLKAIKALQHKIVAVPASKMVNILNCFTFSKDKLIALEILASNIVDAQNYRLIEDLFRINMSEKKRCRRILEQASKTGCKAPHAMISSCGMIPGNPYPKGKPSRINGIFPGTPIKKDTEECTNEGKGIAARILGPSKPAPSTYNPHKPVPYPIPPCRPHATIAPSAYNNAGLVPMANVIAPGLPAPPPYTANQVVSENEDLSSQAKPSQNQAFSAQSNQLFTPHGSNPSTPAATPVPTPSPVKAISHPLAPATPLISGMNMSTPVLPVFPGQVSSSIHTSQPSTPTPTVIKSLSLPGVPVTSVHSATSTPVPSVFSGLASIPAAMPAPQGSSTPCATPAPTEAFASAATPFAGLPFSATSSVASANNPAPLSSVFAGLPLSLPPNAQGISSPVPSTIANSPATTIPGSLSLPNPILSVLKGFLTSNDTSLINSSALPSAVTSELASLSALANQSSDPPTSSVNKCYTPSATPNTQRSSTPGLAIFPGLPSPSVANSSSTPPTLPAQSPLTTSPSIMPVSCGSSASLLHGTSPTNPDQQLSSAPAATSIPVLVKTEPMSPTLSAFKGPSHSASPSHGTLGLSGLGRAYTSAASVPVSLPSSLNPALSGLSSLSAPLNNSGSLASISLAPHGSSAPIAPVFNGLPPFTSLTSNFAFTGNPALPPPVTLPGSLLATPATSASAVSAPHVSSTAAVLSGLAASAAVSAPPFSLNLSSAVPSLFSVAQGPLGSSNPSFPGFPVSNTPSVTPALPSFPGLQASSAVAAVAPLPAAATAPSPAPVLPGFASAFSSNFNSALVAQAGLTSGLQTPGNAVFPGLLSLPGIPGFPQSAAQSSLQELQHSAAAQSALLQE comes from the exons GTTGTTGAATTACTGAGATACTTCTCCTGGGCAGAACCACAGCTTAAGGCAATAAAAGCTTTACAACAT aAAATAGTGGCAGTTCCAGCATCAAAAATGGTTAATATTCTCAACTGCTTCACATTCAGTAAAGATAAACTTATTGCCCTTGAAATCTTAGCTTC AAACATTGTTGATGCTCAGAATTATCGCCTTATAGAAGATTTGTTCAGAATTAATATGTCAGAGAAGAAAAGATGCAGAAGAATTCTTGAACAG GCTTCAAAAACAGGTTGTAAGGCTCCTCATGCTATGATATCATCCTGTGGCATGATTCCTGGCAATCCTTATCCCAAGGGCAAACCAAGCCGCataaatggaatttttcca GGAACCCCTATCAAAAAGGACACAGAAGAATGTACTAATGAAGGAAAGGGAATAGCAGCCCGTATACTTGGCCCATCCAAACCA GCTCCATCAACGTACAATCCACACAAACCAGTTCCATATCCCATCCCACCATGTCGGCCACATGCAACTATTGCACCAA GTGCTTACAACAATGCTGGCTTAGTTCCAATGGCCAATGTCATAGCTCCAGGCTTACCAGCTCCTCCACCATACACTGCTAATCAAGTGGTATCAG AAAATGAGGACCTTTCCAGCCAGGCAAAACCTTCCCAAAATCAAG cTTTTTCTGCACAATCGAATCAGCTCTTTACTCCTCATGGTTCTAATCCTTCAACACCTGCTGCTACTCCAGTCCCTACCCCATCACCTGTCAAGGCAATAAGCCATCCATTAGCACCTGCAACTCCACTCATCTCTGGGATGAACATGTCTACCCCTGTCcttcctgttttcccaggaCAGGTCTCCTCTTCCATCCATACATCTCAGCCATCCACCCCAACCCCTACTGTCATCAAATCCCTTTCATTGCCTGGTGTTCCTGTCACATCTGTTCACAGTGCAACCTCTacccctgtcccctcagttTTCTCTGGGCTGGCTTCTATCCCTGCTGCTATGCCTGCTCCGCAAGGTTCTTCCACTCCATGTGCCACACCTGCACCCACTGAAGCTTTTGCATCTGCTGCTACACCATTTgctggcctcccgttctctgCAACCTCTTCAGTTGCTTCTGCTAATAATCCTGCTCCATTGTCATCAGTCTTTGCTGGCCTCCCTTTGTCCTTGCCACCCAATGCCCAAGGGATTTCTAGTCCTGTTCCATCTACAATTGCTAATTCTCCTGCCACTACCATTCCTGGCTCGCTTAGCTTGCCTAACCCAATTTTGTCTGTCTTAAAGGGATTTCTGACATCTAATGACACTTCATTAATCAATTCATCTGCTTTACCTTCTGCTGTGACAAGTGAGCTTGCTTCTTTATCTGCTCTTGCTAATCAAAGCTCTGACCCTCCCACTTCCTCTGTCAACAAATGTTACACTCCATCAGCCACCCCCAACACACAGCGTTCCTCCACACCTGGGCTGGCTATTTTTCCAGGTCTTCCATCCCCATCTGTAGCCAATTCTAGTTCCACTCCTCCCACATTGCCTGCACAGTCACCTTTAACCACTTCACCATCGATTATGCCAGTCAGCTGTGGCTCATCAGCCTCACTCTTGCATGGCACAAGTCCTACTAATCCCGATCAGCAGCTCTCATCAGCCCCAGCTGCCACAAGTATCCCAGTTCTGGTCAAAACAGAACCCATGAGTCCTACCCTGTCAGCCTTCAAAGGTCCTTCTCATTCAGCCAGTCCTTCTCACGGCACTCTAGGACTGTCAGGGCTCGGGCGTGCTTATACCTCAGCAGCTTCAGTGCCCGTCAGCTTACCCAGTTCCCTGAATCCAGCGCTGTCAGGGCTCTCCTCTTTGAGTGCTCCTCTGAACAACTCCGGTTCTCTGGCTTCCATTTCCCTCGCCCCACATGGCTCTTCTGCTCCCATTGCCCCCGTGTTCAATGGGCTTCCTCCTTTCACGTCGCTAACCAGTAACTTTGCTTTTACTGgtaacccagcactgcccccgCCCGTCACTCTCCCAGGGTCTCTGTTGGCCACTCCGGCTACAAGCGCTTCAGCCGTGTCCGCCCCCCATGTGAGTTCCACCGCCGCCGTACTCTCAGGACTCGCCGCCTCCGCAGCAGTCTCTGCTCCACCCTTCTCGCTTAACTTGTCCAGTGCTgtcccttcccttttttctgttgCCCAGGGACCTCTGGGATCATCAAACCCATCCTTCCCTGGTTTTCCTGTCTCTAACACACCCTCTGTCACTCCTgctctcccttctttccctggCCTCCAGGCATCTTCTGCAGTAGCAGCAGTTGCACCgttgccagcagctgccacagccccaTCTCCGGCTCCAGTCCTGCCAGGGTTTGCCTCGGCCTTTAGCTCAAACTTCAACTCTGCACTCGTGGCACAGGCTGG CTTGACTTCTGGACTACAGACACcaggaaatgcagtttttccTGGTCTTTTATCTCTCCCTGGTATCCCTGGCTTTCCCCAAAGTGCCGCACAATCTTCCTTACAGGAATTGCAGCACAGTGCAGCTGCACAGTCAGCACTACTACAG gaaTAA
- the PROSER1 gene encoding proline and serine-rich protein 1 isoform X3, with product MDKKSFETVLDEIRKAVLTEYKLKAIEYVHGYFSSEQVVELLRYFSWAEPQLKAIKALQHKIVAVPASKMVNILNCFTFSKDKLIALEILASNIVDAQNYRLIEDLFRINMSEKKRCRRILEQASKTGCKAPHAMISSCGMIPGNPYPKGKPSRINGIFPGTPIKKDTEECTNEGKGIAARILGPSKPAPSTYNPHKPVPYPIPPCRPHATIAPSAYNNAGLVPMANVIAPGLPAPPPYTANQVVSENEDLSSQAKPSQNQAFSAQSNQLFTPHGSNPSTPAATPVPTPSPVKAISHPLAPATPLISGMNMSTPVLPVFPGQASSAVAAVAPLPAAATAPSPAPVLPGFASAFSSNFNSALVAQAGLTSGLQTPGNAVFPGLLSLPGIPGFPQSAAQSSLQELQHSAAAQSALLQAHSASALENYTAQPEGFANYPSTPGTPFSLQTSLPQSGWQ from the exons GTTGTTGAATTACTGAGATACTTCTCCTGGGCAGAACCACAGCTTAAGGCAATAAAAGCTTTACAACAT aAAATAGTGGCAGTTCCAGCATCAAAAATGGTTAATATTCTCAACTGCTTCACATTCAGTAAAGATAAACTTATTGCCCTTGAAATCTTAGCTTC AAACATTGTTGATGCTCAGAATTATCGCCTTATAGAAGATTTGTTCAGAATTAATATGTCAGAGAAGAAAAGATGCAGAAGAATTCTTGAACAG GCTTCAAAAACAGGTTGTAAGGCTCCTCATGCTATGATATCATCCTGTGGCATGATTCCTGGCAATCCTTATCCCAAGGGCAAACCAAGCCGCataaatggaatttttcca GGAACCCCTATCAAAAAGGACACAGAAGAATGTACTAATGAAGGAAAGGGAATAGCAGCCCGTATACTTGGCCCATCCAAACCA GCTCCATCAACGTACAATCCACACAAACCAGTTCCATATCCCATCCCACCATGTCGGCCACATGCAACTATTGCACCAA GTGCTTACAACAATGCTGGCTTAGTTCCAATGGCCAATGTCATAGCTCCAGGCTTACCAGCTCCTCCACCATACACTGCTAATCAAGTGGTATCAG AAAATGAGGACCTTTCCAGCCAGGCAAAACCTTCCCAAAATCAAG cTTTTTCTGCACAATCGAATCAGCTCTTTACTCCTCATGGTTCTAATCCTTCAACACCTGCTGCTACTCCAGTCCCTACCCCATCACCTGTCAAGGCAATAAGCCATCCATTAGCACCTGCAACTCCACTCATCTCTGGGATGAACATGTCTACCCCTGTCcttcctgttttcccaggaCAG GCATCTTCTGCAGTAGCAGCAGTTGCACCgttgccagcagctgccacagccccaTCTCCGGCTCCAGTCCTGCCAGGGTTTGCCTCGGCCTTTAGCTCAAACTTCAACTCTGCACTCGTGGCACAGGCTGG CTTGACTTCTGGACTACAGACACcaggaaatgcagtttttccTGGTCTTTTATCTCTCCCTGGTATCCCTGGCTTTCCCCAAAGTGCCGCACAATCTTCCTTACAGGAATTGCAGCACAGTGCAGCTGCACAGTCAGCACTACTACAG GCGCATTCTGCTTCTGCTCTGGAGAACTATACAGCTCAGCCTGAAGGTTTTGCTAACTATCCATCAACACCAGGAACACCATTTTCATTGCAGACAAGTCTGCCCCAGAGTGGATGGCAGTAA